ACCAGGGATGGGATAGAATCTCTGCAAAATGtatgaacaataataataaaaataataataataacaacaacaacaacacatgTAAAAGGAGGAATACAGCTGCTACCTGATCTTCATAACGTCCTTCTGGAACTGCTCGATGCTCCCCTTAATGTGGACTGAATCTATGTCCTTCTTCTGGAGTTTGGCATAGAGGAAGTCCACATGGGGCATGATGGTGTGGAAAAGCGTCAGGAAATATTTAAAATCCCGATCCTCCAGCATCGCGACAAAGCCTGCTGCCTCTCTCATGGTAACAGGGTCAAAGTCACCTGAGTCTCGGATTTCTTCAAAACAGCGGATGAGGTCCTCTCTGTGCTCAAACACCGTATTGACAGCACGGCTGTGGAAGTTCCATCTGACACTGCTTGATGTCGGTAGTCTATGAGCAACTATTTTATCAAGCACATCTGTGCGCTTGGGTGATCTTGAAAAAAAGCTGGCAAATCCTCCAAGGTTTGCAAAAAATAGTCTCACTTTGGGAATTTGAGAAGTGGCTTGTTGCATTATTAGGTTCAGCTGATGTGCATAGCAGTGGATATAATGGGCATTTGGGTACACATCTTGTATCTTCTTCTGAACACCTGCAGTGGCACCCCTCATCACACTCGCTCCATCATAAGCTTGGGAGATCAGCTTATGTTTCTGATCCTCTGGAAGGATGACAGCAAGGCGCTCTTGTAGTGCTGTAGCGATGGAATCTGCTGTAGTAGATTGCAGAGGAATAAACTCCAAAAACCTCTCCTGTACGTTGTTGTTGGCATCAATGTAGCGCAGTACAATCACAAGTTGGCACTGTGTGGCAATATCGGTGGTCTCGTCGGCCTGGATTGAGATGAAATCGCTGCTCCGTGCTTCTTGGATAATGTGCTCCCTCACAACAGACAACATACAGTCCAAAAGCTCGTTCTGCACAGTTTTTGAAGTTCCCTTGAAAACAGTGGCATTCTCAAGGTGCTCTTGCAAAACTCCatcaagagaagcaacaaaatccACCAAGCCACGGAATATCCCAGGATTCTCTGATCTCTCGCTTTCATCATGGCCACGCAAAGCCAGTTCAAATGCACCACAAAATTTTACGCAGTCTATTATTCTAGACAGGATGTGACGATTTTTTGTGACCTCTTCATTGTGTTTTCTAATGCCAATTCTGTAGCCTGCATCTAGCTGTTCGCCAATGCTACGCTTCCCAAAAAACTCAAGCCTCATGAAGTTGTCAAGATGGCTTTTCGTCATTTCATGCCGCTTGCACTTTTCAGTGAGATGCTTTAGGTCGCAAATTCCTGTTGATACCCACAACGTGTCAGTACCATGACTTCGAAAAAGCAAACAGGGGAAGCAATAATAGGCATTTGTCACATCACATCCAGCTAGCCAACTCCATTTGTTATATGAAGTGGGGGAAAAGCTTCGAGTGTAAACTCGACCACGATCACTTGACCTCTGCTGGATTTGCAATTTGGGTTGATGTGGTCCAAGCtcctttatcctttttttttcatcatctgAACGCCTTGTGAAGGGCACTTGCTTCAAAGATAGAACTGAATTGTcattcattttgaaaaacaaattccACAATGATCAGTACCTATGAGTCAAATGAGAATCAGGGTAAGTTTATAAGATAGGTATGGCTGCCAAATCCAAGTGTCTAtttcatcaaatgtagcctcactgtgcacgtcatatgcagactcactgtgcccattaattgtagcctcactgtgtccattatgagggattcccaccatccccgtgatgagttcccgggtctgtacacccgctgtgcccattatgaggtgttcccactatccctgtgctgagttcccgggtctgtacacccgctgtgcccattatgaggtgttcccaccatccctgtgctgagttcccgggtctgtacacccgctgtgcccattatgaggtgttcccactatccctgtgctgagttcccgggtctgtacacccgctgtgcccattatgaggtgttcccaccatccctgtgctgagttcccgggtctgtacacccgctgtgcccattatgaggtgttcccactatccctgtgctgagttcccgggtctgtacacccactgtgcccattatgaggtgttcccactatccctgtgctgagttcccgggtctgtacacccgctgtgcccattatgaggtgttcccaccatccctgtgctgagttcccgggtctgtacacccgctgtgcccattatgaggtgttcccacTATCCCCGtgatgagttcccgggtctgtacacccgctgtgcccattatgaggggttcccaccatccctgtgctgagttcccgggtctgtacacccgctgtgcccattatgaggtgttcccaccatccctgtgctgagttcccgggtctgtacacccgctgtgcccattatgaggtgttcccactatccctgtgctgagttcccgggtctgtacacccgctgtgcccattatgaggtgttcccactatccctgtgctgagttcccgggtctgtacacccgctgtgcccattatgaggtgttcccaccatccctgtgctgagttcccgggtctgtacacccgctgtgcccattatgaggtgttcccacTATCCCCGtgatgagttcccgggtctgtacacccgctgtgcccattatgaggtgttcccactatccctgtgctgagttcccgggtctgtacacccgctgtgcccattatgaggtgttcccaccatccctgtgctgagttcccgggtctgtacacccgctgtgcccattatgaggtgttcccactatccctgtgctgagttcccgggtctgtacacccgctgtgcccattatgaggtgttcccaccatccctgtgctgagttcccgggtctgtacacccgctgtgcccattatgaggtgttcccactatccctgtgctgagttcctgggtctgtacaccccttgtgcccattatgaggggttcccaccatccctgtgctgagttcccgggtctgtacacccgctgtgcccattgtgaggggttcccactatccctgtgctgagtccccgggtctgtacacccgttgtgcccattatgaggggttcccaccatccctgtgctgagttcccgggtctgtacacccgctgtgcccattgtgaggggttcccaccatccctgtgctgagttcccgggtctgtacacccgctgtgcccattgtgaggggttcccactatccctgtgctgagttcccaggtctgtacacccgttgTGCCCATTATtatgggttcccaccatccctgtgctgagtttgtgGCTGGCTTTTATACTGGCAATAGACTTCAGAGAACAGGGTACATTATGTAGCTTCAACCTGATCACCACATTTTTCAAGGTGTTcagggaggcccggagcaaaagacagcaaagactagcagagggccgggcatgacagagtgtctagtgacacaggaaGGGTTAAGCTTAGGGGGGGTTGGAGGTAGGAAGAGCAGGATTGGTgtagagaggggcgggggagttaGTATTAGCAagttcagaggaggagcaggattggctgctggtgtcaggggagttaccctataaaagggtggggcggggcCAGGCGGGCACTTGCAGTCAGGAGAGCAACGAGGAAGCAGCTTTTCCTCCTGCTCTCACACAGACAAGATGGCGCCCATCGACCTCGTGCTCGCACGCTTGCGGGCCGAGGCAGCTCATCGGGGCACGGATTGGCTGGAGAGGCGCGCTGCAGAATGGGTCGCGGAGCAGGCGGGCGGATCGGGAGGatcgggcggcggtgagttgaccCCACGCGGGCGGAGGTCGCGGCCTCCGGCCCGCTATTCCCCGGGGCCCTCATCCAGGACTGCAAGGGGGGCCCGGAGCCCCCCGGGGGGGCGGTCGGCCCCCCCCGCCGAAGCGGGTTACCAGAAGCGGAACGGGGGGGACAGAGCAGGACTCACGCCGCCGACCTCCGTCGGTGGGCGGGGCCACGGGCCGTACTGGCGCCGCTTCCCCAAATgcgggcggcgggggggggggcaccttctCCACCTGCGGCAGGAACGGGAGCGGCAAAGGGGAAAAAGAAGGCCTCAGACCCACCTGGCACGGCCGCGGGGCCCTCTACACGTGGGGCCGGCGGTTCCGCGGGTGGGCGGGGCTCGGAGCGGGGGGCATCGGTCAACGCGGAGTCATCGTCGGGTGGTCTGCCTGCTGCAGCAACGCGGGGCAGAGGATCAGAACAAGGCCGGCCGGAACGGAGGGGGGACTCCGGGGCCTCCAggtcatcttctcctgggggacTGTCGGCCGCACCGATCCCAGTCGGGGAGGACAGGTCAGAAGGTGTGCCATCGGAAGAAGAAGATGGGGAACCAGAGAGGGAGGCAGCGGTGGAAATCCAATCTACGGCAGCGGGGGCGTCTCCCGGCAGGCCTGGTAAGTCCACTACTTTACATGTATCCTCTTTAGCTGACGCATTGTGTGAATTGttgggagtggggagggggggggttccagcACCTCCGCCGCCAGTGGCGGTGGCTGCACCGGTGGTGGCGGGCGTTGCGCCTGCCGCCTCTGGGGCTGACGCCCTGTTGACGGAATTGGTGGGAGGCCTCAAGGAGCTTTTGGGCCGGGTGGCTGCTGTACAGGGCCCTTCGCCACAGGTGGCTCCGTGGGCACCTGCGGCTGTGGGCGCGACTGGGGGTGATGCTACGgccggagggggggttgcggtTTCGCAGCTTCCCCCGGTGGCCCCAGTGGCAGGACAGGTGGGGACGGGAAAAGACAAgtcagggggggccccggaggtggTGACTCGTTCCGATCTGGTACGTATTGCGGATGCGGCAAGGGGCGAGGTTTATATATGCTACGAGTGTCCTCTGGGGGGTCATTTAAAGCAGGAGGTGAAGGAAAAAATTTATAAGAGcgaatatgtagagatattctccctgttgccgttggagaaattcaacctcgacagggtgaagccggatgattctaaaaaggaggatgaggagaagaggcgGTATAGGTTGATTCCGCGCACTTTCGTGAACTGGCTCCAGGCGTTCGCCATTATGGCTAGCGTCGTTGgggaaaagaacccagaacattgCTCGGCGTTGTTCGGGTACATGGATTCAATTGGGGAGGCGCATCGGGTGTACGGGGGGTCGGCTTGGCTCAGGTACGATGAGCAGTTTCGGCAACGGCGGGCAGTTAGGCCCTCTCTGCGCTGGGATCAGAAAGATATCAGCCTCTGGATGCGGCTCATGTCGGCGGCTAAGGCCCCGGCGCAGTCTTTTCACGGGGGGGCCGGGGGTACATCCTCCTCAGGACCGTCGGCCGGTAAGAAGTGGGGAGTTTGCTGGCAGTTCAATGAGAACGCCTGCAAATTCGGAGGATCATGTAAattcaagcacgagtgctcagGGTGTGGGGGCTCCCACCCCGCGGCCAAGTGTTTCAAAAAAGGAAAGCGTGCCGGTGACGCTGCTCAAAAAAGGGACGACTCCGGTGAAGGGGGAAAGGATGCTACCTTTCCTAAGTAGGTACCCGGACAAGGCAGCGGCAGAACTATTGTCCTCGGGGTTCAGGGACGGTTTCAAGATACCGTGTTCGCTGGTGGTGGTGCCGCCGGTGGCACGAAATTTGAAATCGGCTCTCCTTAATCCGGGGGTGGTGGGGGAAAAGTTGGGCAAGGAAGTGGCACTAGGACGGATGGGCGGGCCGTTTTTGGCCCCGCCCTTGCCGGAGCTGGTGGTGTctccgttgggggtggtgcctaagaaggaaccGAACAAATTCCGTCTTATTCACCACCTGTCATTCCCAAAAGGGGGTTCGGTCAACGACTTTATCGATCCGGAGGCTTGCACGGTGTCCTACACGTCGTTTGACGCGGCGGTACGGTGGGTACGGCGGTACGGACGTGGGGCCTTAATGGCAAAGGCGGACATCGAATCCGCCTTCCGGTTGTTGCCGGTGCATCCTGACTGTTTTAGGCTGCTGGGATGTTGCTGGCAGGGCCAATACTATGTtgaccagtgcctacccatgggctgctctatttcctgcgcactgtttgagacattcagttcctttttggaatgggtggtcagggatgtgtcgggcctggactcgatcattcactatctggatgactacctctgcgtggggccgccttcctctggtgtgtgtgcgactctactgtcaacgttgcagcacattgcgggacgTTTTGGCGTGCCCTTGGCGGCTGACAAGACGGAAGGCCCCACGACGGAGATTAGTTTTCTGGGTATAGTGATCGATTCGGAAGTAATGGAGTGCCGTCTTCCCAGGGATAAGCTCGAGGCCTTGAAAGCGGAAGTTAGAGAGTTTCAGGGCTTGCGGAAGGTGCAGCTGAGGACTTTACAGTCACTGCTGGGAAAACTTAATTTTGCCTGTAGGATCATTCCCATGGGCAGAatattttgccggcggctgtcggCGGCTACGGCGGGGGCAAAGGCCCCCAATCATTTCATTCGTCGGTCTAAGGAGCATCGGGAGGACTTGAAGGTATGGTATGAGTTCCTGTCCTCCTACAATGGCAGGTCGATGTGGCAGTCCAGTCCGGTGAGTAACTTCGACGTGAAACTGGTAACGGACGCGGCGGGGTCCACGGGCTATGGGGCTTTCTTCAAGGGGCAGTGGAGCGCAGAGCCTTGGCCGAAGTCTTGGGTGGAGGCAGGCTTTCTCCggaacctggtgctgctggagcttTTTCCGGTGGTGTTAGCCATTGAGCTTTGGGGGGAGGCCTGCAGCAACCTAAAACTCCGGCTGAACTGTGACAACATGGGAGTGGTTCAGGTAGTGAACCGCATGTCCGCGTCGTCACAACCGGTCATTCGGCTCATGCGGCATTTAGTGTTGAGGTGTTTGCAactgaacattttcatttatgccgtgcatatcccgggcgtcgagaacacgctggctgattcattgtctcgttttcagtgggacaagttcagagagCTGGCCCCGGCCGCGGAGGCTGTCGGGGTCCCGTGCCCAGGCTGGATTTGGGAGCTGGCGCTGGAATAGCCGCCTCGTGGATTAAGCGGTCCGTTTGCACGGCCACATGGTCGGCCTACGCCAAGGTATGGAAGGAATGGTTGGAGTTGGGTGCCGAAGCTGGGGTCGTGAGCGGGGGGCCAGAGGAGCGGTTGCAGGTGATTTATTTTGTATCTAGGAACATGGAGCTAGGTGTGTCTGTGTCCTCCATTGAGAAAAAGTTGGCGGGTTTAGCGTTCTTTTTTAAACTTATGGGTGGGGTGGATTGGACCAAAGACTTCTGGGtcagacaggcagtgaagggCTACAGGAAAGGTCGTAAGGTGCAGGATGCCAGGAGGCCTGTCTCTTTTGCCAATTTGGTAAGTATCAGGGAGGCCTTGGACGGGGTGTGCACGGGGCAGTATGAATGCCTGTTATTCGCGGCGGCTTTCTCGCTGGCATTTTACGGCGCGTTCCGCATCAGTGAATTGGTTAGCCCTTCTCGCATGAGGGCTGGGGGGCTGATGAGGGAGGATGTGTGGATATCGGAGGATAAGGTGGGTATTCGATTGCGCAGATCAAAAACCGACCAGAGTGGCAGGGGGGTGGACGTGGTGCTTTTTTCCCTGCCGGGGGCCAGAGTATGTCCGGTGGCATCGCTCAAGGCATTTTTGGGGGTCAGGCCGGAAGGGGGCGGGCCGTTGCTTAGGCACGAAGATGGGTCTTTCTTGTCAAAGTTCCAATTTGTGGCGGTTTTTCGTAGTTGCTTACAAGAAATGGGCTTGGACAAGTCCGAGTTTTCGTCTCACTCCTTCCGTATCGGGGCGGCTACCGAAGCTGCCAGGTGCGGGATGAACGAGGCGGCAGTACGGAAGATCGGGAGGTGGGAATCACGGAGGTTCCGGTCATACGTGCGGCCTCAGTTGGTGGTTGGTTGATGGGGAAGGGAGTGATGAAATGGGGGGGGTTTTTTGCTAGGGTTGGTgtctgtttggtgagcattgtggATTGTTATTTCATTTCAGATGGAGGGACTACACGCCTCGTCTGGATTTTCGGACATTCGTACGTTTGCTGGGGGGCAAGAAGGGCTGATGAGAAGCCGGAAGGCAGGCAGCTGGGTATTTCCAGGAAGGAAGCGGTTTTGAGGTGGTTGGGGATACCTGGGATGATGTGGGGTAGGGTGCTACCAGAGGTCGAGAGGTACGCCCGACTGGACAGGCCCCCCGATGTTCTGGTTATACACGCGGGGGGGAATGATTTTGGTGTGCGGAAAATCAGGGCTCTGATTACGGACATCAAAGCGGACTTTGAGCGGCTGCGAGCGGCTTTTCCGGGGACGGTGCTGGTGTGGTCGGAAATTGTCGCCCGCACACAGTGGCGCAAGGCTCGGTCAGTTACAAAGCTCAACAGAGCCAGGACTCGGGTTAACCGGGTGGTGGGTAAATTTTTGGCACGCCTTGGGGGGCTAGTGGTACGCCACCAGGAATTGGAGACTAATGTAGGCATGTATCTGAGGAGGGACGGGGTCCACCTGACTGATGTGGGGATTGCGCTGTGGTCGATGGGGATTCAAGAAGGGATCCAGAGAGCGTTGAGGTTGGGTGGGGGCCCTTAAAGGTGGAGGTGTCatcctttcgggctgtggcggttagttctgttggtcctttatggtggcagtagaaaacgtgtgaaaacgggggtggggggctcatcaatatatgggccccttaaagtgtatcccagcgaaaggttagttgggatactgtaacgtttgcactgcgggcgggggttgtctccgagcgtactacacggactggaggcctaaaaagtttaatgtttgctcgcagtgcattgttcatctggtatatggtaaaatggtggagaatgggtgtgctgccagaaaggaccaacagagtgggggtttactgtatgtcatttgatgttggatatttactgtttcatttaagttggagttttattgcaatttatgtttaataaaataggctgttgtggccagtttactccaaagcaaaggtgtggtctctttactatatagtaagtgggggacaattaaggggtggagtacatggggtctcaatggtcgaaggttattgtgtcatatctggactacactagtcatggATGCATGTTTATTCAATATTGCCATGTGAAAAACACAACCAGGAATTTTCAGTTTATCTTCGAAAAACAGCTATCAGTAACAGTTGTTGTTTTGGGGTATTTGCCTTTAGATTGCACACTTGAAAGGAAGTAAAgactaggggtctccaaactatggcatgACAACCACATCCGACCCACTACAAGATTTTACCCGGGGTCTGCATCATATACCACAGGGCTCTGCACATCAAATACCAGGCTGCACATTATACACAAGGCTCTGTACATCATATACCACagagtttgacaaatttgcttggaatctaggagtcagctaaaaaagttaggagccagagctcgcgcgcagaatgaGCAGCGCCcgaatatgtaaacggtattcaaaccatacatgtgaggtatcgccgcgattggtagagcgagagcaataattctagcgctagacctcctctgtaactcaaaacatgctacctgtagaattttttaaacgtcgcctatggagattttaaaaggtaaaagtttgtcgccattccacaagcggacgcaattttgaagcgtgacgtgttgggtatcaatttactcggcgtaacattatctttcacaatataaaaaaaaagaaattgggctaactttactgttgttttatttttttattaaaaaaagtattttttttcaaaaaagtgcacttgtaagaccgctgcgcaaatacggtgtgacagaaagtattgcaacaaccgccattttattctctagggcgttagaataaaaatatatataatgtttaggggttctaattagagggaagggcagtgaaaaaatacattagtacaaaacagattatagcgcacacatgcaaaaatgacatttatcctgcaaggctagttaaaaacacctgaacatattcaaaaatacgggggtttggtcacactatatagtcatatagtgctaagcccacttactgcgacaaagtaccccgaattagtgggtcctaccctagtaatagaatgaaagaacctgggtctcaaccatgggagatatactcctctatgtgggagaactgaagggtttcttcctatacactggtggccactaatgtgaggtaatgaagagggggaggggtgctccagccaagagacctggtcagggtctatacaaaatacaaaaagatacttggtgggcacaccctaaaaatgctatacatctaagctggtgctgctataagaccaaatacagtacaaaacagattatagcgcacacatgcaaaaatgacatttatcctgcaaggctagttaaaaacacctgaacatattcaaaaatacgggggtttggtcacactatatagtcatatagtgctaagcccacttactgcgacaaagtaccccgaattagtgggtcctaccctagtaatagaatgaaagaacctgggtctcaaccatgggagatatactcctctatgtgggagaactgaagggtttcttcctatacactggtggccactaatgtgaggtaatgaagagggggaggggtgctccagccaagagacctggtcagggtctatacaaaatacaaaaagatacttggtgggcacaccctaaaaatgctatacatctaagctggtgctgctataagaccaaatacagtacaaaacagattatagcgcacacatgcaaaaatgacatttatcctgcaaggctagttaaaaacacctgaacatattcaaaaatacgggggtttggtcacactatatagtcatatagtgctaagcccacttactgcgacaaagtaccccgaattagtgggtcctaccctagtaatagaatgaaagaacctgggtctcaaccatgggagatatactcctctatgtgggagaactgaagggtttcttcctatacactggtggccactaatgtgaggtaatgaagagggggaggggtgctccagccaagagacctggtcagggtctatacaaaatacaaaaagatacttggtgggcacaccctaaaaatgctatacatctaagctggtgctgctataagaccaaatacagtacaaaacagattatagcgcacacatgcaaaaatgacatttatcctgcaaggctagttaaaaacacctgaacatattcaaaaatacgggggtttggtcacactatatagtcatatagtgctaagcccacttactgcgacaaagtaccccgaattagtgggtcctaccctagtaatagaatgaaagaacctgggtctcaaccatgggagatatactcctctatgtgggagaactgaagggtttcttcctatacactggtggccactaatgtgaggtaatgaagagggggaggggtgctccagccaagagacctggtcagggtctatacaaaatacaaaaagatacttggtgggcacaccctaaaaatgctatacatctaagctggtgctgctataagaccaaatacagtacaaaacagattatagcgcacacatgcaaaaatgacatttatcctgcaaggctagttaaaaacacctgaacatattcaaaaatacgggggtttggtcacactatatagtcatatagtgctaagcccacttactgcgacaaagtaccccgaattagtgggtcctaccctagtaatagaatgaaagaacctgggtctcaaccatgggagatatactcctctatgtgggagaactgaagggtttcttcctatacactggtggccactaatgtgaggtaatgaagagggggaggggtgctccagccaagagacctggtcagggtctatacaaaatacaaaaagatacttggtgggcacaccctaaaaatgctatacatctaagctggtgctgctataagaccaaatacagtacaaaacagattatagcgcacacatgcaaaaatgacatttatcctgcaaggctagttaaaaacacctgaacatattcaaaaatacgggggtttggtcacactatatagtcatatagtgctaagcccacttactgcgacaaagtaccccgaattagtgggtcctaccctagtaatagaatgaaagaacctgggtctcaaccatgggagatatactcctctatgtgggagaactgaagggtttcttcctatacactggtggccactaatgtgaggtaatgaagagggggaggggtgctccagccaagagacctggtcagggtctatacaaaatacaaaaagatacttggtgggcacaccctaaaaatgctatacatctaagctggtgctgctataagaccaaatacagtacaaaacagattatagcgcacacatgcaaaaatgacatttatcctgcaaggctagttaaaaacacctgaacatattcaaaaatacgggggtttggtcacactatatagtcatatagtgctaagcccacttactgcgacaaagtaccccgaattagtgggtcctaccctagtaatagaatgaaagaacctgggtctcaaccatgggagatatactcctctatgtgggagaactgaagggtttcttcctatacactggtggccactaatgtgaggtaatgaagagggggaggggtgctccagccaagagacctggtcagggtctatacaaaatacaaaaagatacttggtgggcacaccctaaaaatgctatacatctaagctggtgctgctataagaccaaatacagtacaa
This portion of the Rana temporaria chromosome 1 unlocalized genomic scaffold, aRanTem1.1 chr1z, whole genome shotgun sequence genome encodes:
- the LOC120921531 gene encoding zinc finger MYM-type protein 1-like, with product MNDNSVLSLKQVPFTRRSDDEKKRIKELGPHQPKLQIQQRSSDRGRVYTRSFSPTSYNKWSWLAGCDVTNAYYCFPCLLFRSHGTDTLWVSTGICDLKHLTEKCKRHEMTKSHLDNFMRLEFFGKRSIGEQLDAGYRIGIRKHNEEVTKNRHILSRIIDCVKFCGAFELALRGHDESERSENPGIFRGLVDFVASLDGVLQEHLENATVFKGTSKTVQNELLDCMLSVVREHIIQEARSSDFISIQADETTDIATQCQLVIVLRYIDANNNVQERFLEFIPLQSTTADSIATALQERLAVILPEDQKHKLISQAYDGASVMRGATAGVQKKIQDVYPNAHYIHCYAHQLNLIMQQATSQIPKVRLFFANLGGFASFFSRSPKRTDVLDKIVAHRLPTSSSVRWNFHSRAVNTVFEHREDLIRCFEEIRDSGDFDPVTMREAAGFVAMLEDRDFKYFLTLFHTIMPHVDFLYAKLQKKDIDSVHIKGSIEQFQKDVMKIRDSIPSLVDQSIQGGSQQRRRRSLNLGEHKRIASEVCDTILLHTMQRFSFTNHLVSATLLQADKFEQYAMEFPEDALSKTLKAYPLLNKSKLKTELSLIYRTDEFRKCNGAVDLLQLFMENNLKKGFRETVTLLKILITTPMTTAEAERCFSTLKRIKTFLRNCMTQERLNALAMLSMEKRVVTEMTDFNQKVIEKFASQKERRANFFFK